From Cellvibrio zantedeschiae, the proteins below share one genomic window:
- the fliS gene encoding flagellar export chaperone FliS, whose translation MSNYNSQEALKQYRQLGLETQINNASPHRLIQLLMEGALERLNGAKAAIDRGDTATKGALIGKAMGIISGLRASLDMSVEGTELPERLDNLYDYMGRRLLEASAFNKAEIVSEVIELLKTIKSGWDGIEPQAAP comes from the coding sequence TTGTCTAATTACAATTCGCAAGAAGCCCTTAAACAATACCGTCAACTGGGGCTGGAAACGCAAATCAACAACGCCAGTCCACATCGTTTGATCCAGCTTTTGATGGAGGGTGCACTTGAGCGTTTAAATGGCGCTAAAGCCGCTATAGATCGCGGCGATACAGCCACTAAAGGCGCGTTGATTGGCAAGGCAATGGGTATTATCTCTGGTTTACGAGCATCCCTCGACATGAGTGTTGAGGGTACTGAATTGCCGGAGCGCCTGGATAACCTTTACGATTATATGGGGCGCCGTTTGTTAGAAGCGTCTGCGTTTAATAAAGCAGAAATAGTTAGCGAAGTTATCGAATTATTGAAAACCATCAAGTCCGGTTGGGATGGAATAGAACCACAAGCTGCACCTTGA
- a CDS encoding sigma-54-dependent transcriptional regulator — protein MWRNNKVLVIDDSESRRHDLKVLLEFLSETTLTAGSKTWQELVQNENKGEDYIAVFVGDFFQSKQSFEQLLKSIRDWNDELAVVLTGENIPSEDGLEDSLRHMIIASLSIPPTYNKLVDTLHRAQLYREAQSSSKRQPTRRPVHLFRSLVGTSREIQNVREMMAQVAEKDVSVLITGESGTGKEVVARNLHYNSPRRDKPFVPVNCGAIPAELLESELFGHEKGAFTGAINSRAGRFELAEGGTLFLDEIGDMPLNMQVKILRVLQERCYERVGSNKTQAVDVRIIAATHRNLDGMITDNTFREDLFYRLNVFPIELPSLKERSEDIPLLINELVTRMENEQRGSIRFNSAAIMSLCQHEWSGNVRELANLVERMAIIHPYGVIGVQDLPAKYRHVDVSAEDFAPVTQSVGQANTGYVNMNDNPLLPDQGIDLREYITNLEMSLIQQALNDCGGVVARAADKLCIRRTTLVEKMRKYELQR, from the coding sequence ATGTGGCGTAACAACAAAGTCTTAGTCATTGATGACAGTGAATCGCGCCGGCACGATTTAAAAGTGTTATTAGAGTTTCTAAGTGAAACTACCTTAACGGCAGGTTCAAAAACCTGGCAGGAACTCGTACAAAATGAAAATAAAGGAGAAGATTACATCGCCGTTTTTGTAGGTGATTTCTTCCAATCAAAGCAAAGTTTTGAGCAGCTGCTTAAAAGTATTCGAGACTGGAATGATGAGTTGGCGGTAGTCTTAACGGGAGAAAATATTCCCAGTGAAGACGGCCTGGAAGACTCTCTGCGCCACATGATAATTGCCTCTCTCAGTATTCCCCCCACTTACAATAAACTTGTAGATACATTACATAGGGCTCAGCTTTATCGCGAAGCTCAATCCAGTAGTAAACGCCAGCCAACACGCCGCCCGGTGCATTTGTTCCGCAGCTTGGTGGGAACCAGTCGCGAAATCCAAAATGTCCGTGAGATGATGGCGCAGGTTGCGGAAAAAGATGTTTCTGTTTTGATTACGGGCGAGTCAGGTACGGGGAAAGAAGTTGTAGCGCGCAATCTTCATTACAATTCGCCACGCCGTGATAAACCTTTTGTTCCTGTAAATTGCGGCGCGATTCCAGCGGAATTACTTGAAAGCGAATTGTTTGGTCATGAGAAGGGCGCGTTTACCGGTGCAATTAATTCTCGCGCAGGTCGATTTGAGTTGGCGGAAGGTGGCACTTTATTTCTGGATGAAATTGGTGATATGCCCCTTAACATGCAAGTAAAAATTTTGCGTGTGTTACAAGAGCGCTGTTACGAACGTGTAGGAAGTAATAAAACTCAAGCTGTTGATGTTCGCATTATTGCGGCGACTCATCGCAACCTTGACGGCATGATTACTGATAACACCTTTCGTGAAGATTTGTTTTATCGCCTGAATGTTTTCCCCATTGAATTACCTTCATTAAAAGAACGCTCAGAAGATATTCCGTTGCTAATTAATGAATTGGTTACTCGCATGGAAAATGAGCAGCGCGGTTCAATTCGTTTTAATTCGGCAGCAATTATGTCTTTGTGTCAGCATGAATGGAGCGGTAATGTCCGCGAGCTTGCGAATTTGGTTGAGCGTATGGCAATTATCCATCCATATGGTGTAATTGGTGTGCAAGATTTGCCAGCAAAATATCGCCATGTAGATGTAAGTGCGGAAGATTTTGCTCCCGTTACCCAATCTGTTGGCCAGGCTAACACGGGTTACGTAAATATGAATGACAATCCTTTGTTGCCCGACCAAGGCATAGATTTGCGGGAATACATTACCAATTTAGAAATGAGTTTAATCCAGCAAGCCTTAAATGATTGCGGTGGTGTAGTTGCACGTGCTGCAGATAAATTATGTATTCGCCGTACCACACTCGTTGAAAAAATGCGTAAATACGAATTACAACGTTAG